In a single window of the Olivibacter sp. SDN3 genome:
- a CDS encoding RagB/SusD family nutrient uptake outer membrane protein, whose amino-acid sequence MNRQNILNKFLIVIILCTFSLSGCKKLLDEDNKGGISNDEFYETAAGYETLIIASYNSLRATFRETPWLLLAGTDMYQRGRGTGDRSIQEYEQLFSNDSYVKTYYQNCYSAIQTINMGVFYNDLPDISDTQRASYLAELRFLRAFYHFLLVEQFGGVFINTEATFEPRMNTPRNTLEECYTFIIAEMEAALPDVGQEKARVNQTVVNHYLAKVYLTRGWDLNQSADFESAKTYADAAIAGRNISIPFEELWSPYNENNDEVIFAVQYNVESIASVEDGNNQQSLFGPYLGGAELNHKYMATQLYPSWNLHNFYAENDARYDATFMLTIYDQYFDYYDKDTASIQIRAYYPRVWGREYTPADSSAWAAQHQGRIAGNFRYYPFRYDEEAYRAFYDADMSTPVIKKFDSPQTRQIWSQTSSVRDIVLARLAETYFIYAEACIALNDFATAANYVQQVLDRPGNTKDGERLYPNIDIATTGSQDAALNAYLIESAKEFAGEYLRWPELRRTGKLKEFCGLYNYDIRRIGVDAAFRGLDGQDKIYRPIPQDAIDLNEAEVIQNPGYQAH is encoded by the coding sequence ATGAACAGGCAAAATATATTAAATAAATTTTTGATTGTTATCATCTTATGTACTTTTTCGCTTAGTGGGTGTAAAAAACTGCTCGATGAAGATAATAAGGGCGGAATTTCTAATGACGAGTTTTATGAAACGGCTGCCGGTTATGAAACGTTGATTATTGCCTCTTATAATTCGCTTCGCGCTACTTTTCGTGAAACGCCATGGCTTCTGCTTGCGGGTACTGATATGTATCAACGGGGGCGTGGTACCGGCGATCGTTCCATTCAAGAGTATGAGCAATTATTTTCAAACGATTCGTATGTTAAAACGTATTACCAAAACTGTTATAGTGCTATCCAAACGATCAATATGGGCGTCTTCTATAATGATCTTCCCGATATTTCGGATACTCAACGTGCAAGTTATCTGGCAGAACTTCGTTTCCTAAGGGCTTTTTATCATTTTTTATTGGTTGAGCAGTTTGGTGGTGTATTCATTAATACTGAGGCAACTTTTGAGCCGAGGATGAATACACCTAGAAATACATTGGAGGAGTGTTACACCTTCATCATTGCCGAAATGGAGGCTGCTTTACCGGATGTGGGACAGGAGAAAGCAAGGGTTAACCAAACGGTGGTTAATCATTACCTGGCAAAGGTTTATCTGACCAGAGGCTGGGATTTAAATCAGTCGGCTGATTTCGAAAGCGCGAAAACATATGCTGATGCTGCAATTGCTGGTAGAAACATTAGTATTCCCTTCGAAGAATTATGGAGCCCTTACAATGAGAATAATGATGAGGTGATTTTTGCCGTGCAGTATAACGTTGAATCGATCGCTTCAGTAGAAGACGGAAATAATCAGCAAAGTCTTTTTGGTCCTTATTTGGGAGGTGCGGAATTGAACCATAAATATATGGCAACACAGCTTTATCCTTCTTGGAACCTACATAACTTCTACGCTGAAAACGATGCAAGGTACGATGCCACGTTTATGTTAACAATTTACGATCAATATTTTGACTATTACGATAAAGATACGGCTTCTATACAAATACGTGCATATTATCCAAGGGTTTGGGGAAGAGAGTATACTCCCGCAGATTCGTCGGCTTGGGCAGCTCAACACCAGGGTCGGATTGCTGGCAATTTTAGATACTATCCTTTTAGATATGATGAGGAAGCCTACCGGGCATTTTATGACGCAGATATGAGTACACCTGTTATTAAAAAATTTGATAGCCCACAAACCCGTCAGATTTGGAGTCAAACGTCCAGTGTACGTGATATCGTGTTAGCCCGCTTAGCCGAGACGTATTTCATTTATGCTGAAGCGTGCATCGCACTAAATGATTTTGCAACAGCAGCAAATTATGTGCAACAGGTGTTGGATCGACCCGGTAATACCAAAGATGGCGAACGCTTATATCCCAATATAGACATAGCAACGACTGGTAGCCAAGATGCAGCGCTCAATGCATATCTTATTGAAAGTGCAAAGGAATTCGCGGGAGAATATTTGCGTTGGCCAGAGTTAAGGCGTACAGGTAAATTGAAAGAATTTTGTGGTTTGTACAACTACGATATTAGACGTATTGGAGTCGATGCTGCCTTCAGAGGCTTGGACGGTCAAGACAAAATATATCGGCCAATACCCCAAGATGCTATTGATTTAAATGAAGCTGAAGTTATTCAGAATCCGGGTTATCAAGCACATTAA
- a CDS encoding TonB-dependent receptor: MIKKLWTLYCLLLFSILSLKAQTRQVSGTILNAAQEPLAGVTVQLKGTAVTTSTNESGNFTIPVPNAENQLLVITYLGYKLFELPLEERNSYTITLEEDATGLDEVVVVGYGTVKKGDLTGAVGTVSAETIQSRGTTSAMAALQGAVPGVDISSNSGRPGGNFSVQIRGQNSLAGGNPLYVVDGIVMGDINFLNPADIEAIDVLKDASSTAIYGSRGSNGVVIVRTKNAGSNTASRMAVSYDGFYGIRTTARIPQFMTGREWVDFRTAAYYTYNPNLDQYELTEPNRNSVLQRSPLLEQRLFDEDYEDWLGLATQNGQQQNHYVNIAGMTSDISYNLGLGYQNEEGNFINEDLDRYNMKLSIDHKGNKYFSTGGNVNLSQTITNQGSQFGYRDIMRMPNILKAYDENGDLIPQPGIADAILGTGNFTSSPNPLNEINSGNQETRRYDVLGSFYVQVTPFAGLNFKSTIMPRFTRERIGQFYDVVPGNRNQNEAYQSNTEALEYTWDNQLTYSKTFNDVHNLNATVINSVYKTRFERIQAAAQNLPYNSLWYNLFSGTIQNANSNTAYNESSLLSYAARVNYDYKGKYLVTGTVRYDGSSKLADKWASFPSFALGWRLSEEEFLQKDFISDLKARFSFGYSGNNNGINPYGSMQTPMTDQLVWYDFDGSIVSGFAPGSPVNPNITWEKTREINLGLDFGFFNQRVYGSLDVYDKLSDGLLMSRTLAIESGVPSMTDNIGSVSNKGIELAINSTNIRTNNFQWTTSLNFAHNRNAIESLYGKREDVPGEARFIGQPIEVIYDYRVVGIWKSSEIEEAARWGQQPGQARAEDVNGDGAITANDDRVILGSSNPDWTANLRSSFTYKNWDLSVDLFTRQGIFVSDRFLEEFGPGNTQRGRPKVSFDYFVPAGIDRYDWNNWGSGANGQPIASWAPAAGNEDAQYPAINNPGPYYGSNAQYTDASFIKVRNIILGYSLPQTMLSKARISQCRIYLNILNPFTFTDYQGWDPEYATTTLQNGNGPSNIIYQLGVNLKF; encoded by the coding sequence ATGATTAAAAAACTATGGACGCTTTATTGTTTGCTCCTTTTTAGTATTTTGTCGCTAAAGGCACAAACACGCCAAGTTTCAGGCACTATTTTAAATGCAGCTCAAGAACCTCTTGCCGGGGTTACTGTGCAGTTAAAAGGAACCGCTGTCACTACCAGCACTAATGAGTCCGGAAATTTCACTATTCCTGTACCCAACGCAGAAAACCAGCTACTTGTAATAACCTATTTGGGGTATAAATTGTTCGAATTACCACTAGAAGAAAGAAACAGTTATACCATCACCTTGGAAGAAGACGCTACTGGTTTGGATGAAGTGGTGGTGGTTGGTTATGGTACTGTAAAAAAAGGAGATCTCACGGGAGCGGTCGGAACGGTAAGTGCCGAAACCATCCAGTCTCGGGGAACAACTTCTGCCATGGCTGCTTTGCAGGGTGCCGTGCCGGGAGTTGATATCAGCTCAAACTCTGGTCGACCGGGCGGCAATTTTTCTGTACAAATTAGGGGACAGAATTCTTTGGCTGGAGGAAATCCATTATATGTAGTGGATGGCATTGTCATGGGGGACATTAACTTCCTGAATCCAGCGGATATCGAGGCTATTGACGTACTGAAAGATGCTTCATCAACGGCAATATACGGGTCTAGAGGGTCTAACGGGGTGGTGATCGTTCGTACCAAAAATGCCGGATCGAATACTGCTTCCCGTATGGCTGTAAGTTATGATGGCTTTTATGGTATTCGGACAACAGCTCGCATCCCACAGTTCATGACAGGAAGAGAGTGGGTCGACTTTCGTACCGCCGCCTATTATACATACAATCCTAACCTTGATCAGTATGAGTTAACGGAGCCGAATAGGAATTCTGTGTTGCAGCGTAGTCCATTACTGGAACAGCGCCTCTTTGATGAGGATTATGAAGATTGGTTAGGTCTAGCAACTCAAAACGGACAGCAACAAAACCATTACGTGAATATCGCCGGAATGACGAGTGATATATCGTATAACTTGGGGTTGGGTTATCAGAATGAAGAGGGTAATTTCATCAATGAAGACCTGGATCGATATAACATGAAACTGAGTATCGATCATAAAGGAAATAAATATTTCAGCACTGGTGGTAACGTCAATTTATCACAAACCATTACCAATCAGGGAAGTCAGTTTGGTTACCGGGATATTATGCGAATGCCAAATATTTTAAAAGCCTATGACGAAAATGGCGACCTGATTCCGCAACCGGGTATTGCTGATGCGATTTTAGGTACGGGTAATTTTACCAGTTCACCTAATCCGCTAAATGAAATCAATAGTGGTAACCAAGAAACCAGACGATACGACGTGCTGGGAAGTTTTTATGTGCAGGTTACACCTTTCGCAGGATTGAACTTTAAGAGCACGATCATGCCTCGTTTCACGAGAGAACGCATAGGGCAGTTTTATGACGTGGTGCCGGGCAACAGAAATCAAAATGAAGCGTACCAATCGAATACAGAAGCACTGGAATATACTTGGGATAACCAACTAACCTATTCAAAAACGTTTAATGATGTCCATAACTTAAACGCAACCGTTATCAATAGTGTATATAAAACCCGTTTTGAAAGAATTCAGGCTGCAGCGCAGAATTTACCTTATAATTCCTTATGGTATAATCTGTTCAGTGGAACAATTCAGAACGCAAACTCTAATACGGCATATAACGAATCGTCTTTGCTATCGTATGCCGCACGGGTGAATTATGATTATAAGGGCAAATACCTGGTTACCGGTACGGTGCGTTATGACGGTAGCTCTAAATTGGCCGACAAATGGGCGTCGTTTCCATCTTTTGCTTTAGGTTGGCGTTTATCTGAAGAAGAATTTCTTCAGAAGGATTTTATTTCCGATCTAAAAGCACGCTTTAGTTTCGGATACTCCGGTAATAATAATGGTATCAATCCTTATGGGTCTATGCAGACACCTATGACAGACCAACTGGTATGGTATGACTTTGATGGAAGTATTGTTTCAGGTTTTGCGCCCGGAAGTCCCGTAAATCCAAATATTACTTGGGAAAAAACACGTGAAATCAATTTAGGACTGGATTTTGGTTTCTTTAATCAACGCGTTTATGGTTCGCTAGATGTATACGATAAACTGTCAGATGGCTTGTTGATGAGTCGTACGTTAGCAATTGAATCTGGTGTGCCTAGTATGACGGATAACATAGGTTCGGTAAGTAATAAAGGTATAGAATTGGCTATCAATTCAACAAATATTCGTACCAATAACTTTCAGTGGACTACTTCTTTGAATTTTGCACATAATAGAAATGCTATTGAGTCGCTATATGGCAAACGGGAGGACGTACCTGGCGAAGCGAGATTTATCGGACAACCAATTGAAGTGATATACGACTATCGTGTGGTAGGTATTTGGAAATCATCCGAGATCGAGGAGGCCGCGCGCTGGGGGCAACAGCCTGGTCAGGCACGTGCAGAAGATGTGAATGGTGATGGTGCTATAACAGCTAACGATGATCGGGTAATCTTGGGCAGTTCGAACCCGGATTGGACTGCTAACTTACGCTCAAGTTTTACATATAAAAACTGGGATCTTTCTGTCGATTTGTTTACACGTCAAGGAATCTTCGTGAGTGATCGCTTTTTGGAAGAGTTCGGACCCGGGAATACACAAAGGGGTAGACCTAAAGTTTCTTTCGATTATTTTGTGCCCGCCGGTATTGATCGTTATGATTGGAATAACTGGGGGAGTGGGGCCAACGGACAACCCATCGCTAGCTGGGCGCCAGCGGCAGGTAATGAAGATGCTCAATATCCTGCGATTAATAATCCAGGACCATATTATGGCAGCAACGCACAATATACTGATGCTTCGTTCATTAAAGTGCGCAATATCATATTAGGTTATTCTCTTCCACAAACTATGCTCTCAAAAGCTCGTATTAGTCAGTGTAGGATTTATCTGAATATCTTAAACCCGTTCACTTTCACAGATTATCAAGGTTGGGACCCGGAGTATGCTACCACAACTTTGCAGAATGGAAATGGGCCCAGTAATATTATCTATCAATTAGGTGTGAACCTCAAATTTTAA
- a CDS encoding glycoside hydrolase 43 family protein: MKIEQLTTVLIVLLTGYTNQLKAQTEQHVPYISKAWVADQGNGQYKNPILNADYSDPDVIRVDDDFYMTTSSFDAIPGLPILHSKDLVNWKIIGHALKRQQPFDHFSQTQHGNGVWAPSIRFHEGEFYIYYGDPDFGIYMIKTKDPATDWEAPVLVEAGKGMIDVCPLWDDDGQAYIAYAYAGSRAGIKSVIAVKKLSSDGRKTLDEGVIVYDGHEMDPTIEGPKFYKRNGFYYIMAPAGGVSTGWQLTLRSKNIYGPYERHVSMKQGDTPINGPHQGGWVDTQTGEDWFIHFQDKAAYGRVVHLQPMKWLNDWPMIGKQIPGSQTGEPVLTFKKPNVGKTHPIETPVESDNFNGKTMGKQWQWQANPRATWSFLYPEKGVLRLYTQLVADSAQNLWDVPHVLLQKFPSEEFTATTKVTFHPNEKLEKEKTGLIVMGQSYANLALVSEKDGMYLVFGEAIDAHRGAPEQETVLSKLNTNTLYLRVTVSNGAKCLFSYSKDGKNFEPVYKVFQATPGQWIGAKVGLFSTRGTQINDSGWGDYDWFSIENK; the protein is encoded by the coding sequence ATGAAGATCGAGCAATTAACAACAGTTCTGATAGTATTATTAACTGGGTATACGAATCAATTAAAAGCGCAAACAGAACAGCATGTACCTTATATTTCCAAAGCCTGGGTGGCCGATCAAGGAAATGGGCAATATAAAAATCCTATTTTGAATGCAGATTACTCCGATCCGGATGTTATCCGCGTAGATGACGATTTCTATATGACAACCTCAAGTTTCGATGCGATACCAGGTCTTCCAATTTTACATTCGAAGGATTTGGTGAACTGGAAAATTATCGGTCACGCTTTAAAAAGACAACAGCCTTTTGATCACTTTTCTCAAACACAACATGGAAATGGCGTATGGGCACCTTCAATACGTTTTCATGAAGGTGAATTTTACATCTATTACGGCGATCCAGATTTTGGAATCTACATGATCAAAACGAAAGACCCAGCGACAGACTGGGAAGCCCCTGTGTTGGTAGAAGCAGGAAAAGGTATGATTGATGTATGCCCTTTGTGGGATGATGATGGGCAAGCGTATATCGCTTATGCATATGCCGGTAGCCGCGCAGGCATTAAGAGTGTTATTGCAGTTAAGAAATTAAGCTCCGACGGGAGAAAAACGCTCGACGAGGGCGTTATTGTGTACGACGGACACGAAATGGATCCTACGATTGAAGGACCTAAGTTTTACAAAAGGAACGGCTTTTACTATATCATGGCACCGGCAGGCGGTGTGTCTACCGGATGGCAGTTGACCTTACGATCGAAAAATATTTATGGGCCATATGAACGCCATGTATCTATGAAACAAGGCGATACTCCCATTAATGGCCCACACCAGGGTGGTTGGGTCGACACCCAAACTGGAGAAGATTGGTTCATACATTTTCAAGATAAAGCTGCTTACGGCCGAGTGGTACACCTTCAACCGATGAAGTGGTTAAACGACTGGCCAATGATTGGTAAACAGATCCCGGGAAGCCAAACAGGAGAACCTGTTCTTACTTTTAAAAAGCCAAACGTTGGAAAAACACACCCCATAGAGACACCCGTTGAAAGTGACAACTTTAACGGTAAAACCATGGGTAAGCAATGGCAATGGCAAGCGAATCCGCGTGCAACATGGTCTTTCTTATATCCCGAAAAGGGCGTACTTCGACTCTATACACAGCTAGTGGCAGACAGCGCACAGAATTTGTGGGATGTACCTCATGTGTTACTACAAAAGTTTCCGTCAGAAGAATTCACTGCTACAACCAAAGTTACGTTTCACCCAAATGAAAAATTGGAAAAAGAAAAAACTGGTTTAATAGTTATGGGACAAAGTTATGCCAATTTAGCTCTGGTCAGTGAAAAAGACGGAATGTATCTTGTTTTTGGCGAAGCTATTGACGCCCACAGAGGTGCGCCTGAGCAGGAGACTGTGCTCTCCAAATTAAACACCAACACCTTATATCTCAGGGTAACTGTTAGTAATGGGGCAAAATGCCTATTTAGCTACAGTAAAGACGGCAAAAATTTCGAGCCTGTCTACAAAGTGTTTCAGGCTACACCAGGTCAATGGATCGGTGCAAAAGTAGGCCTTTTCAGTACGCGTGGCACACAAATAAACGACTCGGGCTGGGGTGATTACGATTGGTTCAGTATAGAAAATAAATAA
- the pelA gene encoding pectate lyase — translation MYASLFQYLINILIGFSSVLYCEQLFAQRNLREDLIANNMLALQRNYGGWSKFFNQRAVRYDKPLTDHEIALAKAQQDKKDATIDNDATSKEIRYLLWYYHKTQDNRYLKAVKNGIDYLLRAQYANGGWPQYYPDTSLYRAQITYNDCAMINVLSIIRDIVYRRDGFDILATGYRRRAKSALDKGIQCILQTQVVIDGKKTIWAAQYDKKLLVPAQARSYELPSLAAAESSDILLFLMSLPSPSVAIKHAIEAGTSWFEKHKIQNKTDTIVNGAETASGRDRILIKRVGAITWARFYDLNKQEPLFAGRDGTPQKELTSIEDERRLGYAWYGNWGIKVKQNYQIWKKRTPTSY, via the coding sequence ATGTATGCATCGCTCTTTCAGTACTTGATAAACATTCTTATCGGATTTTCTTCGGTCTTATATTGCGAGCAACTATTCGCCCAACGTAACCTTAGAGAAGATCTTATTGCAAATAATATGTTAGCACTTCAGCGTAATTATGGCGGATGGTCTAAATTTTTCAATCAACGAGCCGTTCGTTATGATAAGCCGCTTACCGACCACGAAATTGCATTAGCAAAAGCACAACAAGATAAAAAAGATGCTACTATAGACAATGACGCTACCAGCAAAGAAATTCGGTACCTACTGTGGTATTACCATAAAACACAGGACAACCGTTATCTAAAAGCCGTAAAGAATGGAATTGACTACCTATTACGTGCGCAATATGCCAATGGAGGATGGCCACAGTATTATCCAGATACGAGCTTATACCGAGCGCAAATCACCTACAATGACTGTGCGATGATCAATGTGCTGTCAATTATAAGAGATATTGTATATAGGCGAGATGGTTTTGATATTTTAGCTACTGGTTACCGTCGGCGTGCCAAAAGCGCACTGGATAAGGGGATTCAATGTATTCTACAAACACAAGTTGTCATAGACGGCAAGAAAACCATATGGGCGGCACAATACGATAAGAAATTATTGGTTCCTGCACAAGCTCGTTCCTACGAATTGCCATCGTTGGCTGCAGCAGAATCAAGCGATATCCTACTCTTTTTGATGTCTCTCCCCAGCCCTTCAGTCGCCATTAAACACGCCATCGAAGCAGGAACTTCTTGGTTTGAAAAGCACAAAATACAGAACAAAACCGACACCATAGTAAACGGTGCCGAAACAGCAAGTGGCCGCGACAGAATTTTGATAAAAAGAGTAGGTGCGATTACTTGGGCGCGCTTTTATGATCTTAACAAACAGGAACCTCTTTTTGCAGGACGAGACGGCACTCCGCAGAAAGAACTCACCTCCATCGAAGATGAACGCAGACTGGGTTACGCCTGGTATGGCAACTGGGGTATAAAAGTGAAACAAAACTATCAAATATGGAAAAAACGCACACCAACTAGCTATTAG
- a CDS encoding pectinesterase family protein: MALGRPWRPYAKVVYINSVMEQHIIAEGRNNWNKKENESTAFLRNMRVKDLAAMVDSRLPWIVQLDTQRLALYTKGIILEGWKLFSDIPNS; this comes from the coding sequence GTGGCTCTTGGAAGACCTTGGCGGCCCTATGCAAAAGTCGTTTATATTAACAGTGTAATGGAACAACATATTATCGCTGAAGGTCGGAATAATTGGAATAAGAAAGAAAATGAGTCAACCGCTTTTTTGCGGAATATGAGAGTAAAGGACCTGGCGGCAATGGTTGATAGCCGGTTGCCATGGATTGTGCAACTTGACACCCAACGTCTGGCCTTATATACAAAAGGTATTATCCTCGAAGGATGGAAGCTATTTTCTGATATACCTAATAGCTAG
- a CDS encoding pectinesterase family protein — protein MRAVAVNVTDNRVAFRNCRFLGFQDTLYAKGSQDNSENQSLQYYENCYIEGSVDFIFGAATALFVDCQLHSIGAGYITAASTPQDKACGFCFYRLSINRRYSKRNSGSWKTLAALCKSRLY, from the coding sequence ATGAGGGCGGTTGCGGTGAACGTTACGGATAATCGGGTGGCCTTTAGAAATTGTCGTTTTTTGGGCTTTCAGGATACATTGTATGCCAAAGGATCTCAGGACAATAGCGAAAATCAAAGCCTACAGTATTATGAGAATTGTTATATAGAAGGTAGTGTGGATTTTATTTTCGGTGCAGCGACGGCGCTATTTGTGGATTGTCAATTGCACAGTATAGGTGCAGGATATATAACTGCGGCATCTACTCCTCAAGATAAAGCTTGCGGTTTTTGTTTTTATAGATTGTCGATTAACAGGCGATATTCCAAAAGAAACAGTGGCTCTTGGAAGACCTTGGCGGCCCTATGCAAAAGTCGTTTATATTAA
- a CDS encoding rhamnogalacturonan acetylesterase codes for MMCGKLFFYAIFFCLIPFTLYPTPDKQEKKIWMIGDSTMSIKDEDKYPETGWGMPFTTFFKGNIAVENKAKNGRSTCSFISEGLWEEVYYNLVKGDYLFIQFGHNDEKVDKPGVGTSLCVFKKNLSRFVSEARTKGTEPVLLTPIARRHFEKGVVADTHMGYPDAVREVADSLSVPLIDLTVKTGKLLTALGEKKSISLFLHLSSGHVNYPEGVIDNTHLNREGALAVAKLAVEGMKELDLELVHDLK; via the coding sequence ATGATGTGTGGTAAGCTTTTCTTTTACGCAATCTTCTTTTGTTTAATACCTTTTACCTTGTACCCAACACCGGATAAACAAGAGAAGAAAATATGGATGATAGGAGATTCTACGATGTCGATAAAAGATGAGGATAAATATCCGGAAACAGGGTGGGGCATGCCTTTTACCACCTTTTTTAAAGGCAATATAGCTGTTGAGAACAAAGCAAAAAATGGAAGGAGCACGTGTTCCTTCATTAGTGAAGGCCTTTGGGAAGAGGTATATTATAATTTAGTGAAGGGGGATTACCTATTTATTCAATTTGGCCATAATGATGAAAAGGTAGATAAACCTGGCGTTGGTACCAGTCTTTGCGTTTTTAAGAAAAATTTAAGCAGGTTTGTCAGCGAAGCGAGAACTAAGGGGACAGAACCTGTTTTATTGACTCCCATTGCTAGACGACATTTTGAGAAAGGTGTTGTTGCTGATACGCATATGGGATATCCAGATGCGGTGCGCGAGGTAGCCGATAGCCTGAGCGTGCCTTTAATTGATTTAACGGTAAAAACGGGAAAATTGTTAACAGCATTAGGTGAGAAGAAATCAATAAGTCTTTTCTTGCATTTATCATCCGGACATGTAAACTACCCGGAAGGTGTTATTGATAATACTCACCTGAATAGGGAAGGAGCCTTGGCGGTTGCAAAACTTGCCGTAGAAGGAATGAAAGAACTCGATTTAGAATTAGTGCATGACCTAAAATAA
- a CDS encoding LacI family DNA-binding transcriptional regulator, which yields MFKPITIKDIAVALNLSASTVSRALSDSYEINQDTKKRVLEYAEKNNYKRNPIALSLKQRKSYSIGIIVCEVANSFFSQAIDGIESVAYKKGYNIIISQSHDSYEREVINIEHLANRSVDGLLISLSAETKDFEHLKKLHAGGLPIVFFDRIYDGIETHKVASNNKKGAKMATQHLINKGYRKIAHLANAPHLSITKERLAGYQEALAENGFRLDQKNISYCHHGGSNQKEVETAVQYFLSMNEKPDAIFVASDRLSIGCLTALKKLSDNDYNPAIAGFSNSDVLDLFQSDFSSIRQPAFEMGRAATDLLIQLIESKYPIYEHQSVVLDTELIERVKGKSK from the coding sequence GTGTTTAAACCAATAACCATAAAAGATATAGCGGTTGCACTCAATTTATCTGCCTCTACTGTATCAAGAGCATTGAGTGATAGTTATGAAATTAATCAAGACACTAAAAAACGTGTGCTGGAGTATGCGGAGAAGAACAATTATAAGCGTAACCCCATTGCCCTTAGTTTAAAACAGCGGAAAAGTTACTCGATAGGCATCATCGTATGTGAGGTGGCCAACAGCTTTTTTTCACAGGCGATAGATGGTATCGAATCAGTTGCATATAAGAAGGGATATAATATTATTATTAGTCAAAGCCATGATTCTTATGAGAGAGAGGTCATCAATATCGAGCATCTCGCCAATCGGTCTGTTGATGGTTTGCTGATATCTCTTTCTGCGGAGACAAAAGATTTTGAACATCTGAAAAAACTTCATGCCGGTGGCTTACCAATTGTTTTTTTTGATAGGATATACGATGGTATCGAAACACATAAAGTGGCTTCAAACAATAAAAAGGGCGCAAAAATGGCGACTCAGCACCTAATAAATAAAGGTTATAGAAAAATAGCGCATCTCGCCAACGCTCCCCACCTTTCTATCACTAAAGAACGTTTAGCAGGTTACCAGGAAGCATTAGCTGAAAACGGTTTCCGCTTGGATCAAAAAAACATCAGCTACTGTCACCATGGAGGCAGTAACCAAAAAGAAGTGGAAACCGCTGTACAGTATTTCTTATCAATGAATGAAAAGCCAGATGCTATTTTCGTCGCAAGCGACCGCTTAAGTATAGGTTGCCTTACAGCTCTTAAAAAACTCAGTGATAATGATTACAACCCTGCTATTGCCGGTTTTTCAAACAGTGATGTACTCGATTTATTCCAATCGGATTTCTCCAGCATCCGCCAGCCAGCCTTTGAAATGGGCAGAGCAGCGACAGACTTACTTATACAACTAATAGAGAGTAAATATCCCATATATGAACATCAGTCGGTTGTATTAGATACTGAACTCATCGAACGAGTAAAAGGAAAATCTAAATAA